A window of the Arenibacter algicola genome harbors these coding sequences:
- a CDS encoding 3-oxoacyl-ACP synthase III family protein yields MFNSKITGLGYYVPKNVVTNDDLSKMMDTNDAWIQERTGIQERRHVIKGDGDTTTTMGVKAAKIAIERSGLDKDDIDFIVFATLSPDYYFPGPGVLVQRDLDIKTVGALDVRNQCSGFIYALSVADQFIKTGMYKNVLVIGSELHSHGLDMTTRGRGVSVIFGDGAGAAIVSREEDSKKGILSTHLHSEGQHAEELSLIAPGMGKRWVNDILEDNDPNDESYLPYMNGPFVFKNAVVRFSEVIIEGLKANKLEAKDINMLVPHQANLRISQYIQNKFGLGDDQVFNNIMKYGNTTAASIPIALTEAWEQGKIKSGDLVVLAAFGSGFTWGSAIIRW; encoded by the coding sequence ATGTTCAATTCAAAAATTACTGGTCTAGGTTACTATGTACCTAAAAATGTGGTTACCAACGATGATTTGTCGAAAATGATGGACACCAATGATGCTTGGATTCAGGAGCGGACAGGTATTCAGGAAAGAAGGCATGTGATAAAAGGTGATGGGGATACCACTACTACTATGGGGGTGAAGGCTGCAAAAATTGCTATAGAGCGCTCTGGATTAGATAAAGATGATATAGACTTTATCGTTTTTGCCACCTTGAGTCCCGATTATTATTTTCCTGGTCCAGGGGTCTTGGTACAAAGGGATTTGGATATAAAGACGGTAGGTGCCTTGGATGTACGTAACCAATGTTCGGGCTTTATATATGCCTTGTCTGTTGCAGATCAATTTATAAAAACAGGGATGTATAAAAATGTTTTGGTAATCGGATCGGAACTACATTCCCACGGACTTGATATGACTACCAGGGGTAGGGGAGTTTCAGTTATTTTTGGTGATGGTGCCGGAGCTGCAATAGTCAGCAGGGAGGAAGATAGCAAAAAAGGTATTCTTTCCACCCACCTGCATTCCGAAGGACAACACGCAGAGGAATTGTCACTTATAGCACCAGGAATGGGAAAACGCTGGGTGAATGACATTTTGGAGGATAATGATCCCAACGATGAGTCTTATTTGCCATATATGAACGGCCCCTTTGTTTTTAAGAACGCCGTGGTCCGTTTCAGTGAAGTAATAATAGAAGGCTTAAAAGCTAATAAATTGGAAGCTAAGGATATAAACATGTTGGTGCCCCATCAAGCTAATCTACGGATATCCCAGTATATTCAAAATAAGTTTGGTTTAGGGGATGATCAGGTGTTCAATAATATTATGAAATATGGGAATACCACGGCAGCCTCTATACCCATTGCTTTGACCGAAGCCTGGGAGCAGGGAAAAATTAAGTCTGGAGATTTGGTAGTGCTCGCCGCCTTTGGAAGCGGATTTACTTGGGGCAGCGCCATAATAAGATGGTAA
- a CDS encoding 3'-5' exonuclease — protein sequence MQLKLTRPICFFDLETTGTNVAKDRIVEIAILKVFPNGNKESRTWLVNPEMEIPAQVVAIHGISNEKVANEPTFKQLSKEIYKMIKDSDLGGYNSDRFDIPLLAEEMLRAEIDFDMKNTVSVDVQTIFHKMEKRTLEAAYKFYCDKNLIDAHSAEADTLATYEVLLSQLDRYPELENNIKKLSEFTTRKQSVDFAGFIVLDEEGEEIFSFGKHKGKKVHAVLENEPGYFGWILNADFPLYTKKVLTQIKLSKLNNKLG from the coding sequence ATGCAATTAAAGCTTACAAGGCCAATTTGTTTTTTCGATTTGGAGACCACAGGAACTAATGTTGCCAAAGATAGAATAGTGGAAATAGCTATTTTAAAAGTGTTTCCAAATGGAAATAAGGAGAGCAGGACATGGTTGGTTAATCCAGAAATGGAAATCCCTGCACAAGTTGTCGCTATTCATGGCATTTCTAATGAGAAAGTGGCCAACGAACCTACATTTAAACAGCTTTCCAAGGAAATTTACAAAATGATCAAGGATAGTGATTTGGGAGGCTACAATTCGGATAGATTTGATATTCCACTTTTGGCGGAAGAGATGCTTAGGGCCGAAATAGATTTTGATATGAAAAATACCGTTTCTGTGGACGTGCAGACCATTTTTCATAAAATGGAGAAAAGAACTTTGGAGGCGGCCTATAAATTTTATTGCGATAAAAATCTCATTGATGCCCATAGTGCAGAGGCGGATACCTTGGCTACCTATGAAGTGCTATTATCACAATTGGACCGTTATCCCGAATTGGAAAACAATATTAAGAAGCTTTCGGAATTCACAACCAGAAAGCAATCGGTTGATTTTGCTGGTTTTATTGTTTTGGATGAAGAAGGGGAGGAGATTTTCTCCTTTGGAAAGCATAAGGGCAAAAAAGTACATGCAGTTTTGGAAAATGAACCTGGTTATTTTGGCTGGATATTGAACGCCGATTTTCCGTTGTATACAAAAAAGGTTTTGACCCAAATAAAATTGAGCAAGTTGAACAATAAACTGGGCTAA
- the recR gene encoding recombination mediator RecR — protein MEFSSKLLENAVYEMSQLPGIGKRTALRLVLHLLKQPKEQTTRLANSLLNLKDNIKFCKNCHNISDVEVCEICSNPRRDESLVCVVEDIRDVMAIENTGQFLGLYHVLGGKISPMEGVGPQDLTIYSLVDKVKQGKIKELIFALSSTMEGDTTNFYIYRQLEGLGVKTSTIARGIAVGDELEYADEVTLGRSILNRIPFENSLKV, from the coding sequence ATGGAATTTTCATCTAAATTATTGGAAAATGCGGTCTATGAGATGTCCCAATTACCGGGTATTGGTAAACGTACGGCGCTCAGATTGGTGCTGCATCTCTTAAAACAGCCCAAGGAGCAAACTACCAGACTGGCCAATTCGTTGTTGAATTTAAAGGATAATATCAAATTCTGTAAAAATTGCCATAATATTTCCGATGTAGAGGTTTGTGAAATTTGTTCAAACCCGCGGAGGGATGAAAGTCTTGTGTGTGTGGTGGAGGATATTAGGGATGTGATGGCCATTGAAAATACAGGTCAGTTTTTAGGGTTGTACCATGTCCTGGGCGGGAAAATTTCTCCTATGGAAGGTGTTGGGCCCCAAGATTTAACCATTTACTCTTTGGTGGACAAAGTAAAGCAAGGGAAGATAAAAGAATTGATATTCGCCTTAAGTTCCACTATGGAGGGAGATACCACCAATTTTTACATATACAGGCAATTAGAGGGGTTGGGCGTAAAAACATCGACCATTGCCAGGGGTATCGCAGTAGGGGATGAACTGGAATATGCGGATGAGGTGACTTTGGGTAGGAGTATTCTCAATAGAATTCCGTTTGAAAATTCGTTAAAAGTGTAA
- a CDS encoding dihydrolipoamide acetyltransferase family protein, translating into MSKFELKLPQMGESVAEATLTSWLKEVGDTIEMDEAVFEIATDKVDSEVPSEVDGILIEKLFNIDDVVKVGQTVAIIEINGSSYESDHDHDSHVATVKDDAPNKASEELEIAVLSAKESTAAPVIDYSGADRFYSPLVKNIAKQEGITLAELDTISGTGSEGRVTKNDILDYVASVKSGGGQPFEEKKEEDVMPVVEKVEQVAKPVPSNKEEAKREEVKPTVEKEQPSNGDEHIPLTRMGKLIVQHMTASVNTSAHVQSFVEVDVTNVVNWRNKVKDTFEKREGEKLTFTPIFMEAVAKALKKYPMVNISLDGDTIIKKKNINIGMAAALADGNLIVPVIKNADQLNLVGMAKAVNDLAKRARNNALKPDEVKDGTYTVTNVGTFGSVFGTPIINQPQVGILALGAIRKMPAVVETKEGDFIAIRSKMYLSHSYDHRVVNGALGGMFVKAVADYLEAWDVNREV; encoded by the coding sequence ATGTCAAAGTTTGAGCTAAAATTACCACAAATGGGAGAAAGTGTTGCGGAGGCTACACTTACCTCATGGCTGAAGGAAGTTGGCGATACCATAGAAATGGATGAAGCTGTTTTTGAAATTGCCACGGATAAGGTAGATTCCGAAGTTCCCAGCGAGGTAGATGGCATTTTGATTGAGAAATTATTCAATATAGATGATGTTGTAAAGGTGGGCCAGACCGTCGCAATTATAGAAATAAACGGAAGTAGTTATGAGTCCGATCATGATCATGACAGCCATGTTGCCACTGTAAAAGATGATGCTCCCAACAAAGCGTCCGAGGAATTGGAGATCGCGGTTTTGAGTGCCAAGGAAAGTACTGCCGCTCCCGTAATAGACTATAGTGGAGCTGATAGGTTTTATTCCCCATTGGTGAAAAATATAGCGAAGCAGGAAGGAATTACCTTGGCAGAGTTGGATACCATAAGTGGTACTGGAAGTGAAGGCAGGGTGACCAAAAATGATATTTTGGATTATGTTGCCTCGGTAAAATCAGGTGGAGGACAACCTTTTGAGGAAAAAAAGGAGGAGGATGTAATGCCTGTGGTCGAAAAAGTAGAGCAGGTAGCCAAACCAGTTCCTAGTAATAAAGAGGAAGCTAAGCGGGAGGAGGTTAAACCGACTGTGGAGAAGGAGCAGCCCAGCAATGGGGACGAGCATATCCCTTTGACCCGTATGGGCAAATTGATAGTTCAGCATATGACCGCAAGTGTCAATACCTCTGCCCATGTGCAAAGTTTTGTAGAGGTAGATGTGACCAACGTAGTCAATTGGAGAAATAAAGTCAAGGATACCTTTGAGAAAAGGGAAGGCGAGAAGCTTACTTTTACCCCCATCTTTATGGAGGCTGTGGCCAAAGCATTGAAAAAGTATCCTATGGTCAATATATCCCTGGACGGAGATACCATCATAAAGAAAAAAAATATTAATATTGGAATGGCTGCGGCCTTGGCCGATGGAAATTTGATTGTTCCGGTGATTAAAAATGCCGATCAGTTAAACCTGGTGGGCATGGCAAAGGCAGTAAACGATTTAGCCAAAAGGGCCAGGAACAATGCGTTAAAACCAGATGAGGTAAAGGACGGCACCTATACCGTAACCAATGTTGGTACCTTTGGCAGCGTTTTTGGCACGCCAATTATCAATCAGCCCCAAGTGGGCATCTTGGCCTTGGGGGCGATACGTAAAATGCCGGCCGTAGTAGAAACCAAGGAAGGCGACTTTATTGCTATCAGGAGTAAGATGTACTTGTCCCATAGTTATGATCATAGGGTAGTGAACGGGGCCTTGGGCGGAATGTTTGTAAAGGCCGTTGCCGATTACCTGGAGGCTTGGGATGTGAATAGGGAGGTTTAG
- a CDS encoding alpha-ketoglutarate-dependent dioxygenase AlkB family protein: MKPLFTNKLELQLPDSDIVYYPAFLSTAEANHYFKALKETTPWQQDEITVFGKTYPQPRLTALFGDNSRPYSYSNITMQPHTFTAELLELRNKLQMEIDVRFTSCLLNLYRNGRDSNGWHADDEKTLGKNPIIASISLGQERYFHLKHKLKKDLKQKLLLVHGSLLLMKGETQHCWYHQVPKTAKTVQERINITFRVIK, encoded by the coding sequence GTGAAACCTTTATTTACCAATAAATTAGAACTTCAACTTCCTGATAGTGATATTGTATATTATCCCGCCTTTTTAAGTACAGCTGAAGCGAATCATTATTTTAAGGCACTTAAGGAAACAACCCCTTGGCAGCAGGATGAGATTACAGTATTTGGCAAAACATACCCGCAGCCTAGGTTGACCGCCCTATTTGGGGACAACAGCAGACCCTATTCCTATTCCAATATTACAATGCAACCCCATACGTTTACAGCTGAATTACTGGAATTAAGGAATAAGCTACAAATGGAAATAGATGTACGCTTTACAAGTTGTTTGTTAAATCTCTATAGAAATGGCAGAGATAGCAATGGTTGGCATGCAGATGACGAGAAGACTTTGGGTAAAAATCCCATAATTGCATCGATAAGCCTTGGACAGGAACGATACTTTCACCTAAAGCATAAATTAAAAAAGGATTTAAAGCAAAAATTATTATTGGTACACGGAAGTTTACTACTTATGAAAGGTGAAACCCAGCATTGTTGGTACCACCAAGTTCCAAAAACCGCCAAAACTGTACAGGAAAGAATCAATATTACCTTTAGGGTCATTAAATAA
- a CDS encoding AraC family transcriptional regulator, translating into MIPKPAFEVIEPDFGHSYTYQQFDEHNPNKVGVWHYHPEIELVYVNGGSGKRQIGSHVSYYTDGDLILIGSNLPHCGFTDVLTGNKSESVVQMKQDFLGNDFFNIPEMRKIQSLFQIASGGVAFTGSTKKKIGEKIEIMEYQTDFQRLLSILNILNELGNSKEYQVLNAQGFSLQTEVKDNDRINIVFNYVKTNFKEEITLEEISDLVSMTVPSFCRYFKKITNKTFVQFVNECRLVHASKLLAEKPISITEVCFESGFNNFSHFNKSFKAFTGQNPSEYRNELKSVLQS; encoded by the coding sequence ATGATACCTAAACCTGCATTTGAGGTAATAGAACCCGATTTCGGTCATTCTTATACCTATCAACAATTTGATGAACACAACCCTAATAAAGTAGGGGTTTGGCATTATCACCCTGAAATTGAACTGGTTTATGTTAATGGGGGTTCCGGAAAGCGACAAATCGGAAGCCACGTTTCCTATTATACCGATGGCGATCTGATTTTGATCGGATCTAATCTTCCACACTGCGGATTCACGGATGTGCTTACAGGCAATAAAAGTGAAAGCGTGGTGCAAATGAAACAGGATTTTTTGGGCAACGACTTTTTCAACATTCCGGAGATGAGAAAAATACAAAGCCTTTTCCAAATTGCAAGTGGTGGTGTGGCCTTCACAGGCAGTACCAAGAAAAAAATTGGTGAAAAAATCGAAATCATGGAATATCAGACAGATTTTCAACGTCTGCTTTCCATTCTAAACATCCTAAATGAACTGGGCAACTCCAAGGAATATCAAGTACTGAACGCCCAAGGCTTTTCACTTCAAACAGAAGTAAAAGATAATGACAGGATAAATATTGTCTTCAATTATGTAAAGACAAACTTTAAGGAGGAAATAACCTTGGAAGAGATTTCTGATTTGGTGAGTATGACAGTACCGTCGTTCTGCAGATACTTTAAAAAAATAACAAATAAGACTTTTGTTCAGTTTGTTAATGAATGTAGATTGGTACATGCCTCAAAATTATTGGCAGAAAAGCCCATTAGTATAACAGAGGTATGTTTTGAAAGTGGGTTCAACAATTTCTCACATTTCAACAAGTCCTTTAAAGCTTTTACAGGTCAGAATCCGTCCGAGTATAGAAACGAGCTGAAAAGTGTACTTCAGTCGTGA
- a CDS encoding DoxX family protein has translation MDYPWHLYLLGSIYVIAGIMHFIVPKIYLRIMPRYLPNHKLLVYLSGLAEIVLGLGLCLPATKNIAVIGIILMLAVFLLVHFYMLKGEKESAGIPKWILILRIPLQFALMYWAYLYLEL, from the coding sequence ATGGACTACCCCTGGCACCTTTACCTTTTAGGATCAATTTATGTCATTGCCGGTATTATGCATTTTATTGTTCCAAAAATATATTTGAGAATAATGCCTAGGTATTTGCCAAATCATAAACTCCTGGTTTACCTCAGTGGCCTGGCGGAAATTGTTTTAGGTCTGGGACTGTGCTTGCCTGCTACTAAAAACATTGCTGTCATTGGCATCATTTTAATGCTTGCCGTATTCCTATTGGTCCACTTTTATATGCTAAAGGGCGAAAAAGAGTCGGCAGGAATCCCAAAATGGATCCTAATTCTAAGAATCCCACTTCAATTTGCCCTTATGTACTGGGCTTATTTATATTTGGAGCTGTAA
- a CDS encoding S1/P1 nuclease — MKILIALCFLLVQLGYGMDMEWSKTGHRTIGEVAQKHLSRKTKNALKKLLNGQSLALVSNYADEIKADRSFSKFGPWHYVNYPADKKYTEVTPSEEGDIIIGIEKCIEIIKDRNTKEEDRVFYLKMLVHLIGDLHQPMHVGRLEDKGGNDIQLQWFGRGTNLHRLWDSNMIDDYGMSYSELANNLPELTKGQIKFIQQGNIYDWVEESQEIANDLYDSVEIGEKLGYAYGYKYWATLEKQLQKGGLRLAKVLNELFS; from the coding sequence ATGAAAATATTAATTGCACTTTGTTTTCTATTGGTTCAACTTGGTTACGGTATGGACATGGAATGGTCCAAGACCGGACACCGTACTATTGGGGAGGTTGCGCAGAAGCATTTGTCCCGAAAGACAAAAAACGCCTTAAAGAAACTTTTAAATGGGCAAAGTCTGGCTTTGGTTTCAAATTATGCAGATGAAATAAAGGCCGATCGAAGCTTTTCCAAGTTTGGCCCTTGGCATTATGTAAATTATCCGGCCGATAAAAAATACACTGAGGTTACACCTAGTGAAGAGGGGGATATAATCATTGGAATTGAAAAATGTATAGAAATAATTAAGGATAGGAATACCAAGGAAGAGGATAGGGTATTTTACTTAAAAATGTTGGTTCATTTAATAGGGGACCTTCACCAACCTATGCATGTGGGCAGGTTGGAGGATAAAGGGGGCAATGATATCCAATTGCAATGGTTTGGAAGAGGTACCAATCTCCATAGGTTGTGGGACTCCAATATGATAGATGACTACGGTATGAGTTATTCGGAATTGGCAAATAATTTACCGGAGCTGACCAAGGGGCAAATTAAATTTATACAACAGGGTAATATATATGACTGGGTGGAGGAATCCCAGGAAATAGCCAACGACCTTTATGATTCTGTAGAAATAGGTGAAAAATTGGGTTATGCCTATGGTTATAAGTACTGGGCTACCTTAGAGAAACAACTACAAAAGGGGGGGCTGCGTTTGGCCAAGGTATTGAACGAGTTATTTTCTTAA
- a CDS encoding MOSC domain-containing protein, whose protein sequence is MKIISTNIGKATTFLWNGREEQTGIFKYPTDEPLFLGKIDVHKDTVIDREHHAGINKACYLFASDHYPYWKGIYPELNWDWGMFGENLTVEGLDESIMRIGDIYKIGNAVVQVSQPREPCYKLGVRFGNAKILKEFIDYGYSGTYVRILEEGEVKNGDELILQEKSENTLTVKECFQIILAKQKDPVLLQKAINNPSLPEYKRDRLKKYVEQEIK, encoded by the coding sequence ATGAAAATCATCTCCACAAATATCGGAAAAGCCACCACCTTTCTTTGGAATGGAAGGGAGGAGCAAACAGGGATATTTAAATATCCTACGGACGAACCTCTTTTTCTAGGCAAAATTGATGTTCATAAGGACACGGTTATAGACAGGGAGCATCATGCAGGAATCAATAAAGCCTGTTATCTATTTGCTTCAGATCACTACCCGTATTGGAAAGGAATATATCCTGAATTAAATTGGGATTGGGGAATGTTCGGAGAAAATCTTACCGTTGAAGGTTTGGATGAATCTATTATGAGAATAGGCGATATCTATAAAATTGGCAACGCTGTGGTTCAGGTCTCACAACCCAGGGAACCCTGTTACAAACTTGGTGTTCGCTTTGGCAATGCCAAAATATTAAAGGAATTCATAGATTATGGGTATTCCGGGACCTACGTTCGTATTTTGGAGGAAGGCGAGGTAAAAAATGGAGATGAACTTATACTGCAGGAAAAATCCGAAAACACCCTAACCGTAAAGGAATGCTTTCAAATAATTCTTGCAAAGCAAAAAGACCCTGTGCTGCTTCAAAAAGCGATAAACAACCCTTCGCTACCCGAATACAAAAGAGATCGACTTAAAAAATACGTTGAGCAGGAAATAAAATAG
- the htpG gene encoding molecular chaperone HtpG, with protein sequence MATGKINVSVENIFPLIKKFLYSDHEIFLRELISNATDATLKLKHLTTIGEAKVEYGNPLIEVKIDKEGKKIHIIDQGVGMTEEEVQKYINEIAFSGAEEFLDKYKDSAKDSGIIGHFGLGFYSAFMVAAKVEIITKSYKDEPAAHWTCDGSPNFTLKKAKKTTRGTEIILHIAEDSTEFLEEGKIGTLLRKYNKFMPIPIKFGTTTETLPKPEGAKEEDPAPTKEVDNIINNPNPAWTKQPTELKDEDYKGFYRELYPMQFEEPLFHIHLNVDYPFNLTGILYFPKLTNDLNTQKDRIQLYQNQVFVTDNVEGIVPEFLTMLRGVIDSPDIPLNVSRSYLQADGAVKKISTYITRKVADKLSSLFKNSREDFEAKWNDIKIVIEYGMLSEDKFFEKADKFALYPTVDGAYYTFEELQEKLKPNQTDKDDKLVILYASNKEEQHSYIEAAKAKGFEVLLLDSPIVSHLMQKLETSKEKISFARVDADHLDNLIKKEDTQISKLSDEEKESLKKDIETTINNKSYTIQLEAMDSNSSPFIITEPEFMRRMKEMQQTGGGGMFGMGNMPEMYNLVVNTNHELVSEILNTKTAKKKERLINQSLDLARLSKGLLKGEELTKFIKRSYEMVK encoded by the coding sequence ATGGCCACAGGCAAGATCAATGTTTCCGTAGAGAACATATTTCCGCTCATAAAAAAATTCTTATACAGCGACCATGAAATATTTTTACGGGAGCTTATTTCAAACGCAACAGATGCGACTTTAAAACTAAAGCACCTTACTACTATTGGGGAAGCCAAGGTAGAATATGGAAATCCACTTATTGAGGTAAAGATAGATAAGGAAGGAAAGAAAATACATATCATTGACCAAGGTGTAGGAATGACCGAGGAGGAAGTACAGAAATACATCAATGAAATTGCATTTTCAGGGGCCGAAGAATTCTTGGACAAATACAAGGATTCTGCCAAAGACTCAGGTATTATTGGACATTTTGGACTAGGGTTCTATTCCGCCTTCATGGTTGCTGCTAAAGTAGAAATTATCACCAAGAGCTATAAAGATGAGCCGGCAGCACATTGGACCTGTGATGGATCGCCTAATTTCACCCTAAAAAAAGCGAAGAAAACTACCCGCGGTACAGAAATAATTCTCCACATCGCGGAGGATTCCACAGAATTTTTGGAAGAGGGTAAAATTGGCACCTTGCTTAGAAAGTACAACAAGTTTATGCCTATCCCTATTAAGTTTGGGACTACAACGGAGACACTTCCAAAACCGGAAGGCGCCAAAGAGGAAGATCCTGCCCCTACAAAGGAGGTAGACAACATAATTAACAATCCCAATCCTGCTTGGACCAAACAGCCAACAGAATTAAAGGATGAAGATTATAAAGGATTCTATAGGGAACTCTACCCTATGCAATTTGAGGAGCCTTTGTTCCACATACACTTAAACGTAGATTATCCTTTTAATCTGACCGGGATTTTGTATTTCCCAAAATTGACCAATGATTTAAACACCCAAAAGGATAGGATTCAATTATACCAAAACCAGGTTTTTGTCACTGACAATGTGGAAGGAATCGTACCTGAGTTTTTGACCATGCTGAGAGGGGTTATAGATTCTCCGGATATTCCATTGAACGTGAGTAGATCTTATTTACAGGCCGATGGAGCGGTCAAGAAAATTTCGACCTATATCACCCGTAAAGTGGCCGATAAATTAAGCTCCTTGTTTAAAAATAGCAGGGAAGACTTTGAAGCAAAATGGAACGATATCAAAATCGTCATTGAATACGGAATGCTTTCTGAAGACAAGTTCTTTGAAAAAGCGGACAAATTTGCTCTATATCCAACTGTAGACGGCGCCTATTATACTTTTGAAGAATTACAGGAAAAATTAAAGCCGAATCAAACGGACAAGGACGATAAATTAGTAATACTTTATGCCTCTAACAAGGAAGAACAGCACAGTTATATAGAGGCTGCCAAGGCCAAAGGCTTTGAGGTATTATTGTTGGATTCGCCTATAGTATCGCACTTAATGCAAAAACTGGAAACCTCCAAGGAGAAAATTTCCTTTGCACGAGTGGATGCAGATCATTTGGACAATCTCATCAAAAAAGAAGACACCCAAATATCCAAGTTGTCCGATGAAGAAAAAGAGTCCCTAAAAAAAGATATCGAAACTACTATCAATAATAAAAGCTATACCATTCAATTGGAAGCCATGGATAGCAACTCCTCTCCGTTCATCATTACAGAGCCAGAGTTTATGCGACGTATGAAAGAAATGCAGCAAACAGGCGGTGGTGGAATGTTCGGCATGGGAAATATGCCGGAAATGTATAATTTGGTAGTGAACACCAACCATGAATTGGTTTCTGAAATTTTAAATACCAAAACTGCCAAAAAGAAGGAGCGACTTATTAACCAATCCTTGGATCTGGCACGTTTGTCCAAAGGACTATTGAAAGGTGAAGAACTCACCAAGTTCATTAAGAGAAGTTATGAAATGGTGAAGTAA